In the genome of Calothrix sp. PCC 6303, the window TGGTTGCAGGACGAATATAATTTCCACTTAGGCGTTTGGTCATTGGCAATGGCTGGTGTAATTTTTGCACTTGCCTGTACATATCAAGGAAGATTTGATATGCAAGCAATGACATTTGTACAAGGAAGGTTCCTAGGAACTACTGGTAGTTCACAACATGCAGCAGCCTTACTGGCAGGAACTGTTCCCTGCTTTATGTTTCTCATTGAAAGTAATAAAAAATGGGGATGGAATAAAGCTTTTTGGATAGGAATTCTACTTGTTGTTACATACTTTTTATTGATTACGGGTTCTCGTACTGGTGTAATTATGGGAATTAGCTCTATTTTATTTTTCTATCGGAATAGATCTGGCTATTTATTTCGTTTGGGCTTGTTTGCTGCTATTTTATTAGGTTTCATCTTTTGTTTCATCAGCCCAGATGTAGTTACCCAAAGTACACCAGCAAACAATAGGTTAATTTCAGGCGGGAATACACGCGAAGGGGCTTGGGCTAGCATGTGGAATGGATTTGTGAATAATCCATTTTTTGGTTCTCCATTAGAAGGAGGACGTTTAGTTTTTGGAGAAAATTCCTGGTTAGCTGCTGGAGATACCACGGGATTACTTGGATTTATACCTATAGTAATGATGGGTCTAGGATGCTTAAAAATGATGTTTGAACTTCATAAATTGAGTAGCATAAAACCTAAATATTTCTTACATACTAGTATTGTCATAGCTGGTTTATCTGGTCTTTTGGCAGGAAGTTTTTCGGAAGCTATTCTGCTTGGAAATCTATCTTTCCCTGTGTTTTCTCTACTGATGTATTTATCCATGGGGAAATACTTACTAGATTTAAATCGAATACAAAATGAGTATTTTTTATTAGAGAGAAGACACTGCTAAGAGATCATTTATAAAGTAAACCTGAAATTTGTAGGGTGCGTTAAAGCAATGCGTAACGCACCGGATGATAGTGGTGCGTTACGGCTATATATCATTGGCTCACATACCCAAATGCTTACACAGCCGTAACACACCCTACTTAATATTTACTTTATAAATAGGCTCTAATATCTGAGAAATCAGATTTTATTTTTAGTTAGAGATATTTTTTGTAGGTTTGTTTTGAATGAAAGTTCTCCATGTTATTCCCTCCGTCACAAAACTGCGCGGTGGCACAAGTCAAGCTGTTTTGGATATGGTAAGAGCATTACAGATGATTAATGTCGATGCTGAAATTGCCACCACTAACGATGATGGAGATAACTTGCTTGATGTTCCACTTGGCAAGCGCATTCAGTATAATCATGTCCCTGTTTGGTTTTTCGAGCGCTTTTCACCCAATATCAAACCTATCAGAGAATACGCATTTACCAGCGAGTTGACACAATGGCTGTGGGAAAATATTTCTCGATATGATCTTGTACATGTCCATGCTCTGTTTTCTTATCCATCAACGATCGCTATGGCGATCGCTCGTTTGAAAAACGTTCCTTATATCGTCACCCCTCATGGTTTACTATGCGAGTGGTCTTTAGGGCAAAGTACACGTAAAAAGCAAATTTACTCAAAAATAATAGAGAAATCCAATCTCAATCATAGTCAAGGGATCCATTTTACTTCCCAAAAGGAACAGCAAGAAGTTTCTAAATTGGGGCTGAATGTGCCGGGTTTTGTAATCCCTTTAGGTCTTTCCATACCTGATCCCATTCCCGATGCCTATTCACGTCTGCGGCAACTTTATCATATTTCAGCATCTGAACCTGTGATTTTATTTTTATCTCGGTTGCATCATAAAAAAGGGTTAGATTATCTGATTCCTGCCTTGAGTAAAGTTAGTCACCATAAATTTACTTTTATATTAGCAGGTAGCGGTACTTCAGATTACGAAGCGGAAATAGAGTCTCTGCTTGTTTCTAATGGATTACGCGATCGCACTATCTTGACAGGATTTGTTGCTGGTGAAGACAAAGACCTATTAATGCAAGCTGCTGACTTGTTTACCCTGACTTCTCATTCAGAAAACTTTGCTGTCTCAGTTTTAGAAGCACTTGCTGTAGGTGTTCCTGTTTTGGTGACTCCTGGTGTCGCGTTAGCTGCTGTTGTGCAAGCAAATCAAGTTGGCTATATTCCTGATTTGAATGTTAGTGCGATCGCTGATGCTCTGGAGAGTTATTTTAGAAACCCTCAGCAAGCAAAACAAATGGGTGAAATTGCTCACAAATTTGTTTTGGAAAAATACACTTGGAAACGAATTGCTTCCCAATTACAAGAGGTTTACACAAGCATACTCGATAAAAGTTTATTGCTATCTAAAAGGATGTTTATAAAATAATTTTTAAAGTAGGGTATGTTGTGCTACACAAAGATTTGAGAGTTTGAGTAATACCAATTTGAAATGCGACAGATAAATTTTGTAGAGACGTGTATAGCTCTGCGAGCATATAAGAAAAGCGAAGCTCCTCTGTTAGCGTAGCTCTCCCGAAGGGAGCAAGAGGCTATATCACGTCTCATATAATTAGATGTGTTGTTTCCCTGCAACGCAATGATTAGTCATTTTATTAGGCATTTTGTGAAATGGTATAATAACACCTAAAAAAGCTATTTATTTCCTTACTATTTCGGAATTGCAAATTTTAGAATTCGAGCATTAAAGCACTTAAATTTTCATGATAAATTCAGCCAAATCATCCCGAATTTCTGATCAATGTTAGAGAAAATTACCCCTATCATCCTCACCTATAATGAAGCACCCAATATTGGACGTACCCTTCAAAAACTCGCTTGGGCAAAGCAAATTGTTGTGATTGATAGCTATAGTACCGATGAAACCCTAGATATCCTGGCATCCTACCCCCAGGTGAAAGTATTTAAACGCAAATTTGATACTCATGCAACACAGTGGAATTACGGGATAGAACAAGCCACTTCTGAGTGGGTGCTTTCTCTAGACGCGGATTACACTATTTCAGATGAGTTGATAGCTGAATTAAAAATATTGCCTCAAGATACAAATGTAGATGGTTATTTTGCCAGATTCAAATATTGCGTTTTTGGTAGACCTCTTCGAGGTACTATATTACCCCCGCGTCAGGTTCTATTTAGAAAAGACAAATCGATTTATATTGATGATGGACATACCCAGCTTCTAGAAGTTAAAGGGAAATCTACAATGCTTTCGAGCTATATTTTCCATGATGATCGCAAATCTTTAACTCGCTGGTTGTGGGCGCAAGATCGCTACTTAGTTATTGAAACAAAAATGTTATTAGAAACTTCAATAAGTAAACTAAGTTTAAGCGATCGCATTCGCAAACAAAAAATTATTGCCCCTTTTGTGGTGCTTTTCTACTGCCTAATTCTTAAAGGTGGCATTCTCGACGGTTGGCACGGTTGGTACTATGCCTTCCAACGTGTACTGGCAGAAATTATTCTTGCAATTCGTTTGATCGAAGCTGAACTATTACGGGAATTTTCAGGTAAATAGACGACGCGTAGAGATGTTCCGCTGGAACCTCTAGAAAAGGTTTTGATATTTATGCATGCTTCAAATAGATTAAAATTGCCGTAATCAAAAAAGTTCAGATTGAAGCGCACAGTGTGAGTTATAAACTGCTGTTAGCAGGTAAGTTTTTTGTCGGGTTCATAGGATCTGTATCCACAAGGGTGATTTGGGTCAGTCCATTGATCAGTTTTACGACATATACTGAACCTGCCTTTCTTGCACGTAAAGTCAGGGAACCCAATCTGTTATCAATTTTTACCCGAATATCTCGGTCTTCACCCACATTTGCCCAAGTAGTAACTAACCAGCGATCTTCACCAATCATTTTGCGTGCAAGGACGCGAGCCGTAGGTATTGTAATAAGTCCGTATAGACCTGGTTCTTTTTTTGTCTCACCTTCAGCAATGAATTCCATGGCAGGCAGTACCTTAACTCCGTTTTTACCAGAATAGGTATGCTGATTTGAACCTGCTAAAAGGTCTCCATTACGTAAGTACCCTTCTAGATGTGAGAATAAACCATGTACATGACCTAGTATTGATAATTGCTGAATTAGTGTAGGAGTTTTTGTAGCAACAGGTTTATTCTTAATAAGTGCATCCCAAATTGGTCCGCTGCATTGGAAATATTGCCCTGAAACACCGATAGCCCCAGCTGTATAATAAGTCTTCATCATGCCCATGAAGCGATCCGGCTCGGAGATTGATCCATTATCCTCCCAACCCATATTTACCCAAGGGTAAGTAAATTTCTGTCCCATAGAAATTGTTCCAGATACATCGTTCAGTGCTTTTGTTAAAGCGTCATCTGGCACCATAGAATTGTAGTTGACTCCAGTCCAACCAGAGTTATGAAGCTTGTAATACATTTCCGGTGCGGGATAATCAGAAACTAAAGGTTTCCCATAGCCATATTTTTCCAGAAAATAATCGTAGAGGAGCATCCATGACCACCAATTACCCCATCGACCGCGTTCAGGACCGTAGGACTCCTGATACCACGAATATATTGGGCGAGATCGGAGGCTCTTGAATAATGACTCCTTCAAAACTCTTTCCTGTCGAGCCTTATTATAAGATACGAAACCATTCCATGAGCCTGTATTAGACTCATTGTACTTAGCTAGTACTGTAGGATCTTGTTCCATATAGCGAGGACCATCATCACCAAGAATCCACAACCCTGATTCACCTTGGTTTGTAATTATGTCTATTGACTGTCCAACAGCCGTCTCCAATTGAGCAAACTGTTGACCAAAAAAATCACCGATAATTTGGAAAGTCTCATCTGGCGCGCTGGGGCTGACAATTGCTCGCCCGTTAACTAGGATGATTTTTCCATTTTTGTCACGCAGCCACGTGCTTGATGGAAGCTTAGGAAAGTCTGTGTTGCTTTCATCATAATTATCAAAAAATTTTTGTACTCCCATTCCCACTGTAGTACGGTAATGTCCAGGTTTAGCTTTGGCAACATCTGACAAATTATTTTTATCAATTGGAAGTGCATATCCCCAATGATCAGACAACTCAATATAAGTTTCTCTGGATAATCCACAGTGTCCTTGAGTTAAAGGTAGCAGTGTGTGGCTTTTCTTAAAGACGGGGCGAGGTGCAGCCTTGAGATGATCCAATGGAGTGGATTGCTCATTGATAATTGGAGTTATTGTTGCCTGTGCTGATTTTACATTGGCAATAAATTTCTTGAGACCATTACCCTGAATAGAGGGACTGTTAGTGTCTTTGAGTGTGATAGCAAAAGAGGCTATTTGCAATCCGTTGCCTGGGAGAGTAATCAAGAAAGTAGCACACAAAAAAACAGTAGGAAAAGAAATTACTGTCAGGATGTTATTAAAAAGCTTCATAGAAAATTTGAGCATATTGTCATTAATTTTTGAAATTATTTTTACCATGCGCTTAGATCAATATACTCCCGGTACCTATACCCCAGGTGCAGCATACTGGAAGCAAGTTCTCTGGTATTTTGTTGGTTCTCCCCTCGTAGTGAGTTACTGGATACCCGTATCTGACGTTAAAGTTGCAGTACTTCGGTGTTTTGGCGCAACAATTGGTGAAAAAGTCAGAATCAAGCCAGGAGTAAGGATCAAATTTCCTTGGCGTTTAAGTGTGGGTGATTGTGTTTGGATTGGGGAAGATGCTTGGATTGATAATCTGGCACATGTCACCATCGAAAGCAATGTTTGTTTATCTCAAGGTGTTTATTTGTGTACTGGTAATCATGATTGGAGTCATCCAGATTTTAACTTAAAAGTGGCTCCCATTTACATCCAGAAAAGCAGTTGGATTGCGGCAAAATCAGTAATTGGTCCGGGAGTGACGATTGGTGAAGGTGCTGTTTTGAGTTTGGGATCAGTTGCTGTGCATTCTTTGGAACCAATGATGATTTACGCGGGTAATCCAGCACAAGCGATGAAGCGACGCAAACTGTGAATTAATACGACTTAGGATAGTAAAACTATGATATTAACCGCTTAGATACCTGCAAAACATCAGATATTTATACAACTAAGGGGGTAAATAATACTGCGTTAACAATTAGATTAATTAAGCTTAATGTTGGCAAAATAAATTGATTCTGTCTCAGAGTTATTTTGATACCAATTCAACTACTGAGATCATCTTTGTTTTGCAGTATTCAGGATGAACAAGTAATGGTGCCAGTTTAAATTGCCTACAGTTTGCTTAAAAAAGTTAAGAGTTTCCACAGCTTAATTAATTTGAGAATGTAAATTCTATAGGGAAAGAAAGATAGCTATGCCTAATCGAAAGGGTGCTTTATATGTTGCCTGTTTCCGTGCAGATGCCACGGGACGATGGTTCCCGATGAAGTTAACTACTCCTACTAACCCTAATCAAGCATCTCAAATATCTGCTGTGAAGTTTCCAGCTTTAGATGAAGCACAACATAATACTTTAGTCAAGTTATTTCGCAGAATTGGTGTTGCTAGTTCCACTATAGAGGGTGATGCTTTCAACTGCGATCGCACTAACGAAGGAACGGTACTACAAGATTAGCAAAATCAGATAACAGCCTATAAATTTTGATACAACTCAGTTATTATCTACTCATATAATACGTTTTGTAGTAGAATATATCCTGAGATAAAATCTCTGTGAGGAGTTATTTTTAATACTTTAATGATTAGCGCGTTCCCAATATCCACAAAAGTGATCTCAGTGATAAAACACTTACATTTACGCCTAATTGAATCTGTACCGTTTTTGATAGCTTGTGCAGTCTTGCTGAGTGTCATTAGCCTCAAAAGTCCTGTTCTCTTATTCTGTTTGATTGTTGGTAGTTTAGTGACAATAGTCATTCAGCAAGTAGGACAACAGGTTCAATTGTCAACGCGAAGCTTGCGCGACGTAAGTCGTTCGCGTATTCTGTTTCAAGTACTAGCAGCGGCACTTCTTCTAAGTTGCTTCTGGTTAGATTATTTTGCATCCCCTGCACAAGCACAGTTTTTTAAGGGGGCAGAAGACTTTTTTAATAAAACCTTAACTCAGGGTGCTAATAGTAACAATAGTCCCCAAGGTGCGATTAGTTTAATATTTAATGTATTACGGGCAATTTATTTACTTTATATTGCTATTTCTCTTGTAGGAATAATTAATGCAGTTCGCCAAGATGATGATTGGCAAAGTGTAGCCAGAATTCCTTTGCTTGTCATTATAGCTGTCACTATCGCTGATGTTCTCACCGGGTTTATTATTGGCAATGGCGGCAAGTAGAGAATAATCGATTTAGATTAAATTTAGCTACTGTAGTTAAGCTATAAATAAATCAGGAAACTAAAGCCAAAAT includes:
- a CDS encoding WcaF family extracellular polysaccharide biosynthesis acetyltransferase yields the protein MRLDQYTPGTYTPGAAYWKQVLWYFVGSPLVVSYWIPVSDVKVAVLRCFGATIGEKVRIKPGVRIKFPWRLSVGDCVWIGEDAWIDNLAHVTIESNVCLSQGVYLCTGNHDWSHPDFNLKVAPIYIQKSSWIAAKSVIGPGVTIGEGAVLSLGSVAVHSLEPMMIYAGNPAQAMKRRKL
- a CDS encoding O-antigen ligase family protein codes for the protein MTSDPASKIFDLLFSPYGILAIIIGILILERAKQSRRLAWLLFGFCCYATSLGKFQDQWIAEPPPLVFPLQQLRDMGRPLTIILIISLIILGMQTRDGWRRITIPQPVYYLIAFQVAVFVKILVYGDVVFALLAITTFASIILMFKLGPSRWLQDEYNFHLGVWSLAMAGVIFALACTYQGRFDMQAMTFVQGRFLGTTGSSQHAAALLAGTVPCFMFLIESNKKWGWNKAFWIGILLVVTYFLLITGSRTGVIMGISSILFFYRNRSGYLFRLGLFAAILLGFIFCFISPDVVTQSTPANNRLISGGNTREGAWASMWNGFVNNPFFGSPLEGGRLVFGENSWLAAGDTTGLLGFIPIVMMGLGCLKMMFELHKLSSIKPKYFLHTSIVIAGLSGLLAGSFSEAILLGNLSFPVFSLLMYLSMGKYLLDLNRIQNEYFLLERRHC
- a CDS encoding glycosyltransferase; its protein translation is MKVLHVIPSVTKLRGGTSQAVLDMVRALQMINVDAEIATTNDDGDNLLDVPLGKRIQYNHVPVWFFERFSPNIKPIREYAFTSELTQWLWENISRYDLVHVHALFSYPSTIAMAIARLKNVPYIVTPHGLLCEWSLGQSTRKKQIYSKIIEKSNLNHSQGIHFTSQKEQQEVSKLGLNVPGFVIPLGLSIPDPIPDAYSRLRQLYHISASEPVILFLSRLHHKKGLDYLIPALSKVSHHKFTFILAGSGTSDYEAEIESLLVSNGLRDRTILTGFVAGEDKDLLMQAADLFTLTSHSENFAVSVLEALAVGVPVLVTPGVALAAVVQANQVGYIPDLNVSAIADALESYFRNPQQAKQMGEIAHKFVLEKYTWKRIASQLQEVYTSILDKSLLLSKRMFIK
- a CDS encoding glycosyltransferase family 2 protein — protein: MLEKITPIILTYNEAPNIGRTLQKLAWAKQIVVIDSYSTDETLDILASYPQVKVFKRKFDTHATQWNYGIEQATSEWVLSLDADYTISDELIAELKILPQDTNVDGYFARFKYCVFGRPLRGTILPPRQVLFRKDKSIYIDDGHTQLLEVKGKSTMLSSYIFHDDRKSLTRWLWAQDRYLVIETKMLLETSISKLSLSDRIRKQKIIAPFVVLFYCLILKGGILDGWHGWYYAFQRVLAEIILAIRLIEAELLREFSGK